A stretch of DNA from Hippopotamus amphibius kiboko isolate mHipAmp2 chromosome 5, mHipAmp2.hap2, whole genome shotgun sequence:
CAGgaaagacacagtccctgccttcacagAGCATTGGAGTCTAACAAAGAATCCAGATTGAATATAGGTTCTGTTAGAGCAAGGATTTCTTCCTGTGTTGTCTTTCCGTGTATCCCAGGCACCCAGATCAGTGTAAATACTGGTTGCATGTTAAAGGAGTAAACTTGTGACACTAATTACAAGTGTGTTGAGTGTTACGGTGGGAAAGTGCAAGTGTCATGGAATGTACAAGCAGGAGACCTTTCCTACTCTGGGGGGATCATACGGAATTAGTTCTCCAGCTGATAGCGACCTCCCTTCTGAGTGGTTTATGCGGGCTTAGTTAAACCAGCAGCATCTAGTTCCTATTCAGGCTACCGTCCCATGATGCATGGAGGCCTGAACCATGCTGGATTTCTCAGTATTGTTTTCTGTAAATGAGAAGTTAGATGAATTGCTTAATAATACTGTgtgtttatagaaataaaagaaaaatcagttcaaCAATGCTGATTTGTGTTTCTCGCTTGCCTGCCCACCCCTGCAccccattttctcttctaaatTGCAGATGAAGGAGCTTCCATGTACCCTTGTGACGATACGTACTGTGGACCTTTCCCAGAATCTGAGCCGGAAGTGAAAGCTGTAGCTAACTTCCTCCGAAAACACAGGAAGCACATCACAGCTTACCTCTCTTTTCATGCATATGCTCAGATGTTGCTGTATCCCTATTCTTACAAATATGCAACAATCCCCAATTTTAGCTGCGTGGTAAGTACTTGAAGCTGGCTACGTGTGTCAGGCTTCATGCTCTTCTAATGCTAAGATTGCTATCATCTTGACGGCATAGAACAAACACATTGTGTTTCTTCTAATaagcatttcatatatatatctcatttttCATAATCATATGCAgtaactattattatccccattttacagatgaggaaactgaaacctaAATATATTAAATCGTTAGATGAAAAAcacacagctgctaagtggcATAGCCAGGATTCACCCCAAATCTAGCTCCAGCACTGTTGCTTTGAACCACTGTGCATGCCGTTTCTCAAATGCAATCATTTCAAACCCATTTACATTCTTACCACAGGTTATTTGGAAAATGTCAGGATGGATTTGATTAGCATTGTGGCTCCGGTCACATATGTAGGGCTGTAATTAACTTTATTGAGTAAATAATTGTTCATAAATTATGGTCCAACTCTCATTAATTAAAAGCAAGGTTTAATTTATAAACACTATTTGCTTAATGCTACTAAGTCTCTGGGCCTGTAACTGACATATTAGTGCTAAGAATGAACAGCCTTTCAGGCATGAGATTACTTGAAAGTGAAAGCAGAGTTCCTTCCTCACCTCATCTCAGAAACCCAACAAGCTATCCACTACAGGGACTAATTCCTCCTACACTGAGTCTGGTTCAGAGTTTATAGCATCTCAAGGCCTATAAAGTTCAAAACCAGGCCAAACTAATACATAGTGTTAGAagcaaggaagagggagggaggagtgacTGGGAAGGGGCACAGGCAGGCTTCAGGGTTGCTGTTGGTATTCTATTCCTTGCCTGGATGCTGTTTCTGAATGAGTGTGTACAACTTGTGATCACTCACTGAGCTATAAACTTAAATTTTGTATATGCTCTGAATGTATGTTACACTGATTTAAAAGCTTTATATAAAAGAGAGGCATCCTCTTCCTCCCTATACCTCGAACTCCAAATCCTGCACCAGTTGCTTGGTGTTGCAGGAATTCCTAATCTAAATGTCCAGGACCTGGGAAGAATGAGGAACATGAAGAGGTCagaaggaggcctgggggaaggctTGTATTCCAGCCAAAAGAGGAACTTGGTTCTTAGCATTTCATGCAAGTGAGAGTGATATTTGATAGCGCTATTCTTCAGCTCCTTGGTGGGTCAAATAGGCTTAACTCCAATTTGGTGTTATTGACCTGACCAGCTTGTACCACAATGTTTCTATAGGCAAATGTTAAGCCCTTTCTAAATTGGGCACAGCATCTGCCTGTATTCTAACAGATTATATAGAATATGCAATATTAAAACTATCACATGAGAATgttcttattttgaatttatcttCCCACCAGGAGTTAAGCCTGTTTTCCTTGTGTCTTGGATTGGAGTATGTGGCATCAAGAGTGGATCGGTGGTTCACAACCAATGATGAATTTCCCTCCCAAGGGTCACTGACAATGTTGGAGACATTCTTTGATTGTCACAGCAGGGATGGGGGAtgttattggcatctagtgggtagaggccaaggatgctgtgAAACACCCTACATTGCACAGGACAGCCTTCCACAGCAAAGGAGGATTTAGTGCAAACTGTCAGTAGGGACCTTGTTGAGAAATCCTGTTAGTGGGTTGCAGATAAGCTAAATTGCTAAAACCAAGATTACAATTCTCAGAAACTAGATAAGTCTCTGAATATTAACCAGAAACCATGAAATGCTGTTCATCTTGTTCAAAAACATTCCATCACTACGTAGGAGTCTGTATTTCTGCTAAGATATTTAGATCACTAAGTtgctttaaataagaaaatacttaggTAAAAAATATACTTCTTACTTAGCTGAGGTCCAATAAGGAAGACTTGGGTCCTTCTGGataattggggggaaaaaaaagagccatGGAAAAAGGAAGAATCACTTAAAGTGTTTTAAATAGGTGCCACCCTGGAAAATAACTCTTAGAAAATTTGATGAAGTTTCTACTCTTTGTGGAAGGATCATGTCTAAACCTCTTATCAACATACACCCAAGTGGCAGAAGTCCAATGGGCCCAAAAGGCTAAAACTATGCATGTATTTTGTGAAAACATGCAGagtggttatctttttttttctcaatagatttttttcttgggTTTAGTCATCTGAAATAATGAGGAATAAAGGTCTCCTCCCCAGCAGAATGCAGTAATCTTCTAAATGTAGAAATTTCTGTCCTTGCCATGGAATATTGCTGAGGCCATTGGAGAAGATGTTGAAAATCTTAGCACATTCTCCGTAACGATACCTCATTATTGGTGTTCATGTTCCTTTTCTGTTGGCTCCTGCGAGGAGCATGTCGTCATCAGTGAGATCAATAATAAATGCCTGACAGTTTCTGGAGCCTGGTCCCTGAATAGCCACCCAGGGTGGCATTTGCTGCAAATGCTGCTTTCTGCATCCCTGAGGTGAGTGAGGACAGCAGGCCGAAGCTGGGTCCAACACACAGCATCACACTGCCCAGAGCGCTTCAACTGATGGACTAAATTATTCACAGGCAACTGGAAACGGGAGAGTTGTGTACTGGTTTCAACATACTTCTTTTCCTCTCACTGGTCATACAATACTTCTGACTCCTTGTTGAAACCAGTGCTGttaaatcatttgaaaatgttttcaagggtCGTCCATATCGTTCTAGTTCATCTTAGACTATTCACCTTTTAGTATTttgatggtatttatttttcctgctttttggcaTTGGTAGGAAGTTCCACCTCAGAATTTCTACATCTTAGCCACACCTGGTTGAGCTCTGCCAGAGGCGTGTGTAACCTTAGAAGTCACGGAACATTCTGAAAGTGTTTCCATTCCCACAAGGGATAAACACAGAGCAAGAGGAGTCATTCTTACTGAATTCAAGGGTTTCTGAATTGACCCAAGTGGGTTTTAAATACCTTGAACCTGGCCCCTGAAGTAGGTACTTAAGGATCAATGAGATTATCCTGATACTATTGCAGATCTATGCTTATTCAACATTCATGCAAGAAATAGTGATTAAGTGTCTGTTACATGCAGGTGCATTACTAAATGCTGTATTTGTAGCTATGAGTAACACTGACATGGGCCCTGTCCTGTCAAGCATTGTGAAACTTATGGAAATGGTGTCTCTGAAGAGGGCAGAATACTAAATCAGCCTCAGAAGATGTATTTATCCCAGCGCAGCCACTCCTTGCTGTGGAACCCCAGCCTGACCACTGAACCTCGCTGAGCcttccttttctcatctgtatatgGAAATGTTACTGATCACTGGCTCATTGTGAGGACTAATCAAGGGGCATAATGTGTTCTGAGACATATTGCAAAATGCATGTGACAAAGAGTgacaatattattaaatatagctCTTCATCCGTGTGCCCAGTGTTTTCCAAATTGAGGACTGATAACACTCAGACATGTCAGTGTTTCTAAAGGCTTCAATGCAATGGTATTAATGATATAATTTCTCCATCTAACCTCACAGGAATCTGCAGCTTATAACGCTGTGAACGCACTTCGGTCGGTTTACGGGGTACAGTATCGCTATGGGCCTGCCTCCAGCACATTGTGTAAGTTTCCTATGGGTGCTGTGTTAGAATCATGTCTTGAACCAATATCCTGTGCAATAACTTCccttaaataaaagagagagaaaatgtgttCCCCCCCAAGGTGAAATTTTTGACTACCAAATTAGCCAAGGAAGATGGAGGAAGTTTATGTCTGATTAGTTTTACCATGCTTGACAGAAATCACCGTTCCAATTCAAATAAATCCTAAGCAGAGAATATTCTAAGCATGTAGTAAAGACTACAAAGTTAAATTGAGATCTTATGACAATACAAAGTACCAAAATGGGCTCCTTAAGCAGCTGTAACTACTGCAAAGGTGGAAATGGGCCTTGAGAAGATAACGAAGTAATGTTTCAGCCCTGAAAGAGCTTCCCTTTTATCCCTCTCCTCCACCATTCTTGTTATGAAATTTTGTTTCTTACCTAACACCTTCAGCTGAATTTCCCCTTGAAAGGTGACTGAAACATTTCTTATTTCCTATGAAATAAACAGCACCTGGGTGTATGGAAAGAACCTGGACAGAGAACCAGGAGTCATGAATTCTTGTCTTAATTCTGCCATCAATTAGATGCAATCCTGAGAAAGATTAATCCTAGGCTTCAGTTTCCACAACTGTTAAATGAGGAATTGGACTAGATCATTTCTCATGGCCCTTCGAACTCTAAAATTCACTGACTGTACAACTAGGAAAATCTAGTGAGAAATCATGTATTTCTGAATGTCTAGCCGTATTCCTGGAGCTCACCATGATCGCATAGTGGATGTCTATGCATGCTTGTGAaggtatatacacacattatatatatgtgtatagatagTGACATCTGATTATACTTCTTACTGAGGTAGCAAATTTCTCCTCGATTTCTTTAATTTACCCATCCTTATATTCCTAATCACTCACTTTCTTCAGCCTTCAGAAGAATTGTTTGGTTTGTTAATTAACATTGTTTCTCACATAAGTTTATCCTAGTAGTGGTACTGTCTTAagtatcagaattttttttttttaagttcatggTCATTGGTCTAATGCTGACCTTTTTACCACTGTCTTTTAAAAGAGCCACCTTGAAAGgggaaataaagtattttttaaaaatcacattaccAGTTAATACCAATAGAAcatattaaaaatctaaaaacattaattttttaaaatcttattcacATTTCACCTTTCCACCTTGGTATCAAGGCACAGTCTTAGGATTATATTTACGGAGAACAACCTGTTACCATAGCAATGAGACGGTCATATCACCATGATGTAAGTGTTGGCAAATACTGTCTCGGACTTGGACTTTGGCTACTATGACTACTATTTGCGGTTCCAGTGAATCTAACCCAAAGAAACAATGAAGCCACAGCCTACCTTCTGTCCCCAGCTGAAGCAAGGGGAACTGGGAAATAACAGGGTCATTTAATTGTCATTGCCACATAATTCTGTCTACCTCATCCTGGCAAAAATAGCATTAAACAGTGGTATCATTTGAGTggggaatatttaaaataaaatggtgtTATATATCAGGCTggattatataaatttcaggaagaaaagtgTATGAAGATTCTTCTatgaaaatgaattaattcattATGAAAAGCATGTTATGCTAAAAACTGCACACTAGACACTTTGGGGTATAAAGATGTAAAACAATAACATTTAATATATCCTGAgcacattatttaattttcacaataaccctatgcAGTAGGTATTATGATCCCTTTTTCAAAGGGGAGACAGAGGTACAGAGTGTCACAGCAGGTGCTGGGATCAGATGCAGTCCAAGCCCACAGTCTGCCTAAAGCACCTGCACTTTCAACTCTGCTGAAAAGCTGGAGCGTGCAAGGTCAGAGGAGCCAGAAGGAGAGAGTTGCCAGAATGGACTGTCAGCTAGCTTAAATGCTGTTGAGAGATTGAAAGTGGGATctgaggggaaagaaaaacaaaaaaaaggaaattaggccTTGAAGGTCATTGGTGACCTTCAAGAACAAAGGTTTCACAGCCTGGTGGAGGCAAGAAACAGACTAAAAGTGGTTGGGGATGTAGAAGCAACATATATAGATTCACTTTTGAGTTctaaagcaaaaggaagaagaaaaagaggatgaTGTTATAATAGGATCATGAGAAAGAAGTGCTATAGGAAAGCAGTGCTTGGAGATTTTGGTGTCCAAAATGCAAGATgcaaggggcggggggtggggtacTAAGGAAACAAGGTCCTAGAGAAGACACAACAAATGGTATCAAACTATGTCACATGAAAAAGACGAGCAGCATTTCTTCCTGAGCTAGAAGGAGAAAAGTCAGGACTGTGATGTAAGCAGAGGAGGTGATGAGCTACCTACCTGTGATGCGTATGGAGACAGCGGTAAATGAGGGGCAGGACCAGAAGGGAACGAGAAAGATTCCTTAAGTGAAGGCCTAGGAAAAACGGCCCAGAGCATTGTTGGTAATGGAGAAGAAGGCCTTCAGAGGTTAGCATGAATTTACAAAGACTTTCTCCATCACCCTCctggggaagaaaacagagaaactggACTAGGGATTGAGAATtagcaaaacaaaagcagaaaaggaCTAGAAAAAGGTCTGGTGAGAAATTCAGTGGAGTAACTGACCATGGCCAGCTAGAAAGTTCAATGAAATTATAAGaagcttggggggtggggggcggtctGGAAACGGtaataaaataaaggcaaagaacAAGTTCATCAGGCGtggaaaaaaatagggaaagtaGAAGAAATGAGGTTTTCTGGGAACAGAATTTCAATATTCTAGACCTTGAAAGAGGAGAACTGAGTGATAAGCAAACTACAGTGTGGGTATGTTTATTGGTGAAATAAAGTGAAGGTGGAGAGAAATGATATTGAAGTTGCAGCTGAGAAATTGAGGTCGTCATACTGGAAAAGCATTACTACTTAGACTAGATCCTCAAAGAACAAAGTTTTCATGACTGGCAGAGGCAAGAACCAGATTGAAAGTGGCTGGGATGATTTATGATGACAGCAGGTATGATTTATAAGTTCCATGAGCCTGATGCTAAGGAACTCTGGTTAAATCGCTCTTGTTGAAAGGGTATTTAATTGGAAAGATTTAGTACAGCTTAGTAAGCAAGTActatatatacattttgaaaattatgcaGACTCAGTGacgctgttttttttgtttttttaaacttttagatGTGAGCTCTGGTAGCTCAATGGATTGGGCCTACAAAAATGGAATACCCTATACATTTGCTTTTGAACTACGTGACACGGGGCATTTTGGTTTTTTACTCCCAGAGATGCTCATCAAACCCACCTGTATAGAGACCATGCTGGCTGTGAAGAACATTACAATGCACCTACTAAAAAAGTGTCCCTGAGATGCCCTAAGGGGCAGGCCAACCACCAGAGAGGGCTGATTCTGCACGAGAGCTACTTGGCAGTGGatgtaaattgtttttaaagagaagggCAACTGCTGAGAAGGAACTTATCTGTGGACTTTAAAAGGACTTTGTCATGCAATTCAACTCTGTGCCAATAAAAAatggtggaagaaaaaaaaaaagagcatagcCTAGGTTGTTATTAGAGAAGGCATCCATTTTCTATCCCTTTAGAGTCTCATTTGATTAAGCAGGAAGGggatattttctaattcttttatctCAAGAAATGTACAAATGGAGGATTCCACTTTAAGAAATCTCATGTTCTCaaatatatgtggtttattgtatgttaactgtatctcaataaaggttccaaaaagaaaaaaaagaaagcagggtaTACATTATTACTAAgtctgaaataataaataattagttaatgtaaaaaaagagaaatctcatGTTCTCAATGAATATCTGGGCTACTAATTATGTCTGATCACTTGCTTTCCatgtaaaatgaagatttttgGAATGGAAAGAACTGTATTTCTTAATAAGTCTACAACTTAACACCTCAGATTATTCACATCATCCCCTGGCATTAGTGCACCAAACACCAATATAGATGTAGCAAGGAAGAGCACTTCTATTTAGACTCTGAGaatgccacttaaaaaaaaaaagaggaggagccACACAGTGTTAAgagctttacatttattaaaaatctcaCCAATTCCTCAAATACTATGAGGTGGATACtactatcatccccatttttcaaGTGAGGAAATTGAGCTTTAAAAAGGTGATCTAGACTTCCATTTCCAAGAATATGACAGGATGAGTATCTGAACTGCTGGAAATAACTAAAATTTCTggacaaaacaatttttaaaaatcatctttaaaacATCAGAGAAGTAAGGAAATCTCAGGCCAGGCACTGAGTGAAGACAGGATTCTAGAAAAGTAAGAGGTATTCTGTTACTCCTGAGAGCATTTGTCAAACCAGCTGAGTGCAGACTCTGATTTTCACAGCATTTCGGAGAATGGGCGCAGAGAATAAAGCTCTACACGAGCCCAAGGTGGGACGTCTACATAGCAGATTCTCCCCCTACCAGAATTCTGGGATTTCTAAAGTGCTAATCCTTCGGAGTAAGGGCAAACTGTAAATAAACCCGCACACTGCCTACAAGGGACCACAAGGAAAATTGACTATTTCAAATTTTGGCAAGAGTAGAGAGGGGAGAAATTGCCACTGAGAATTTGGAACCACAAGTCAGCCCTCACCCAGGTTTGCGGCACAAATTCAGACTACCTAGATGGTCTGATAACCTTCTAGCCAAGAGTCTAATTCTGACTAATTCCAGATTGGTTATACCCTCCAAGTATTTGGTAGAAGCAAATCCTCTCAGAGGATTTACCTGACCAAAACACTTCATGAACACCAGGATAAAGAGATGAGCCTAAAAAgttccagagagaaaagaaatgatcaCAGACAAAGAAATGAGGACCAGAGTAGTATGAAACTTGACAGCACCACTAAAGCttgaagatatggagaaatgcCTTTAGAGTTTTGAGGGAAAATTCTATCCTAAAAATCTGTacccagaaaaacaaatgtgAGGGTAAAATATAGACATTTTCATAAAACTGAAGTCCTAGATATTCACCTTTTTCTGGAAACTCCTGAAGGATATGCTCTACCAAAATAAGGGTGTAAACTAAGAGAAAGATGTAGAATCCCAGACAATAGGATATTCAATATAGGAGAagggaatgaaaaaaaatctcaagaatctgaaaaagaatatatatacacataactgaatcactttgctgtacacttgaaacacaacattgtaaattaactatactgcagtttaaaagtaaataaataaaattataatttacatctccactaaaaaaaaaaaaaaaactcaagataaTGGTGAAGGGAAAATTACCAGTAACAGCATATGCCAGACTTAGAGAACAACTAACTTGGAACAggaggaagaaaactaaaaactttaGATGAAGTACTCCTAAATAAATGACACAGAACACTTAAACATGTTCAAGGCAATTTACTtatatcaaaaaatttaaaagcacagaaaccaagcaaaccaaaaaaaaacaaaaggcaatcGTTAAGTCTGGTGAAAACAATAAGttatacaaaagaagaaatataatcaTAGCCTACTACATGACTTagctataaataatatttatgtagtTAAAATGTCAACCCTAAATACTGATTTAACCAAAAACTGTGATATAAATATCAGAAGGATAGAAAGTAAATGTATGTGAGAGGAGGGGGTACAGAGTTAAATTCTCATCTGCAGTAATAAGTCAATAAACAAcatctaaaactaaaaaaatttaagaaatcagTATCCatatgttatttcaaaataagaaagtaaGTACTAGAAGAGCTAATTTTAATGATTAAGAACTAATGGACTAATGAGAGGGAACTGGGAGTAAGGAAGGATGGAGCAGGGgactgctgcttttaatatgagCCTTGTCAtaatttgcctgttttttaatcatgaaaaacaTCATGGAGTGTATTCCTCTTAAAAGGAAGATGGTTTTTTTAAGACAAACTCCCCACAACTCACCAGtctttatgtttataaaatgtacattgtttcaataaaaataatcaaaattaaaagaaattaaataagattatCTGTGGAATGCCTAGCATAGAACCTAGACTATAGTAGACAACCAGGAAATATTAGTTTTGTCtatgttttacaaatataatttatCTTGTAGTCCCATTTATATATTTGCAGGAATGGATTTCAGGGAGGTTTGAGGCTCAGTCCTGCTAAAGAATACTATCCCTGGGAATTTAAACTTCAATTCATCCCATCTGGCAGTAAATGCTCAGAAATGATCTGGAGTTGGGGGTTGTTTTATACTACTTATTTCTATCCATAGAACAGGCGGAAGTCAAAGTGTCCAGAAACAACCAGAAGGGCCAGAGGCTTTTGAAGACCCCCAAGAATGGGAAGGGGCAGCTTCTCAAAGGACCTGGCAAAGACACATACACAATCAACTGGAGTCATCTGGCTCTCATGGACCCTTGAGGAAACTGTTGCCTTTGGGACTGTGCAGTGTGGCCCCTGCTCTGCTGGGCTGTCTATATCCAGATCCTTTGCCGGTGTCTATTGATGCCTCTCCAAACATTATCACTCCTATACCAACCAAACAGGAGCCAACTCTTGAatattcagggagaaaaaaagaatttacacaTAATCCCAGAAATtcattttccattgtattttaaatttctacctCTTCTGTACCCTCTGCAACAAGCTGTTAGCAAGTTAATACCAAGggcttaaatttttattatttatcccTGCCCTTCACATAGCATAGGTgctaaaagtaattttttcaaagtcaaaacagaaaatacagaatcTGAATAATCCACAAGCTAACTGGGTATATAGTTTATTATCCACAAATAGATTCAAGATGAAATTTTGCCTTGATGAACCTCATGTAAATTCTTTTCAATGCTTATTCTCACATTTCAGTAgcactatatatattttacagcTCAAGTTCTATAAGTgggtattttaatatttataggctattttcatttttaatctctttaaactAAGCTACAAAACATACTGTTGGATGATTTATGTTCAAGGCACTCTGCTTGGTGCTGTGTATGAGGAGGGGGTGCTAGAGACAAAAAGTGTTATATTTACATCTATACTTGCTTAGGAATGAAAAGTTAACTTCAAACTAAAAACAGCACCTGCATTTTTAACAACAGTTTAGCAAGATACATCCCCCATGCCCCACTTTTATTAATAGTAATTTTATAAATTCTGGTTATGTTGAGTTGTAGCTCTCAACTTGGTTTTagtgagtgttttcatttccaagtTCTGCCAAAACAAAGCACCACAAgttgagtggcttaaaacagaaatcgggacttcactggtggcacagtggttaagaatctgcctgccagtgcaggggacacaggttcgagccctgggccgggaagatcccacatgctgtggagcatctaagtccgtgtgccacaactactgagtctgggctctagagcccaagagctgcaactattgagcccatgtgccataactactgaagcccatgcacctggagtgcatgcttcacaacaagagaagccactgcaatgagaagcctgcacgttGTAATGACGAGTAGtcccggctcgccacaactaaagaaagcccacgcgtagcaacaaagacccaacacagccaaaaataagataaagtaagtttatttaaaaacaaaaacaagaaacagcaatctgttgtctcacagttctaagaggctagaagtccaaaatcaaggtgttagcagggccgTGCCACCCCTGAAACCTGAAGAAGAGTCCTTCCTTGGCTATCCCTAGTTTCTGGTAGGTTGTCAGCAATCtttagcattccttggcttgcagctacTTAACTTCAAACTCGGCCTTCCTCTCACATGGCCTCCTCCCTGCGTGTCTGTGTtgtcacatggccatcttcttaTGAGGCCACCAGCCATATCAGATTGGGGACCCACCCTACTTCAGTATGACCCCAACTAGTtctatctgcaaagaccctattttcagATAATGTCACTGGGGAAGGTACTCAGGGAATTAGAACCTCAAtgtatcttttttggggggaggcaaAACTCAACTCAGCAGATTGAACAAATATCCTGAGATATTGATGTTAATGAGTCTGTTTACAGAGTCAAAAAGTGGTGAATCTTGGGAGtcccctggtggcctagtggttaggatccgAGGCTTTCACTTTCACTGCtgcggcccaggttcaatccctggtcagggaactgggtggcacagccagaaaaattaaaaaaaaaaaaaaaaaaaaaaaaaaaagcagtgaaacttgTTCAAGTTTAATCTTTTGTTCTCAAGGCTGTTggggaatatatacatataaataaaacattttttaggttCTAACACTCccaaagaaattgtttttaatagaCTCTTAATGGAAATAGAATGAT
This window harbors:
- the LOC130853668 gene encoding carboxypeptidase A6 → MYPCDDTYCGPFPESEPEVKAVANFLRKHRKHITAYLSFHAYAQMLLYPYSYKYATIPNFSCVESAAYNAVNALRSVYGVQYRYGPASSTLYVSSGSSMDWAYKNGIPYTFAFELRDTGHFGFLLPEMLIKPTCIETMLAVKNITMHLLKKCP